The sequence AGGGCGCCCTACGCGGAGCGGGCGGCCGGCCGAACGTGCTCGTGCGCTACGCAGATGGAATTCACGGCGAGTTCTTCTACCAGAAGCGAGCGCCCGCCTCGCGCCCCTCCTGGGTGGAGGTCGTCCCTTTGAGCTTTCCCTCCGGCCGAACGGCAGAGGAGGTCGTCCCCCGAGACGCCGCCGCCTTGGCCTGGATGGTCAACCTGGGGTGCCTGGAGCTTCACCCTCATCCTGTCCGTGCGGAGAGCCTTGAGCACCCGGACGAGCTCCGCGTCGACCTTGACCCCATGCCGGGGATCGAGTGGTCGCAGATCGTGGCCGTGGCCCGCGTTGTGCAGAGTGTTCTGGTCGACTTCGGTCTCGTGGGCTGGCCGAAGACCTCGGGCTCGCGGGGTATCCACGTCAACGTGCGAATTCATCAACGCTGGTCGTTCACGCAGGTCCGGCGGGGCGCCCTGGCCCTCGCTCGGGAAGTCGAGCGACGGGCCCCCGAGCTCGCCACCAGCAAGTGGTGGAAAGAGGAGCGCCACGGGGTCTTCCTCGACTACAACCAGAACGCCAAGGACCGGACGGTGGCCAGCGCTTACTCCGTCCGCCCGAAGCCCGACGCCCGAGTGTCGGCGCCCCTGACCTGGGACGAGCTATTCGAGTGCCGACCGGAGGATTTCACGCTGAGAACGATGCCGGCGCGCTTCGCAGCTGTGGGCGACCGGCATGCCGGCATCGACGGGCACCCCTGTTCGCTCGAGGCGCTCCTGGAGCTGTCGCGGCGGCAGGACGCAGAGGGCCTGGGTGACGCGCCCTGGCCGCCGCATTATGGCAAGCAGCCGGGGGAGCCCCCGCGCGTCCAGCCCTCGCGAAGGAAGGACGGCCGCAAGCCGGGTGGCCGCCGCGTGTCCTCGAAGCCGCTCGTGGAGATCGCACGCGCGGCCAAGAGGGAGGAGGCCCTTCTCGGCCTGGAACGCTGGAAAGCCCGTCATCCCGAAGCAGCTGCCCACCTCGAACCGCCCGACGTCCTGGTGGATTCCATGCGGGGCCGCTCTTCGACTTGGACTCGCGTCCGCGTGAACCTCGAGCGCGTGCCGGAGGGGCTTCGCCCGGAACAGGAGGCGCTGGATCCCGACTACGACCCTTGGCAAGGGTCTGAATTTCCGTCGGGTGCCCCCCGGGCACGACGCGACCGCGGAAAATAAGTCGGGATCAGGCTCAATCCGGCGTGCGGAACACCGCCGCGAGTTCGGCGGGGGGAGTGACTTCGAGCTGGGCGTAGCTGCAGTCCGCTGGGCGCTTGTCGGCGCGCCAGCGGAGGAAGACGGCCGCGTGCCGG comes from Vicinamibacteria bacterium and encodes:
- a CDS encoding DNA polymerase domain-containing protein; this translates as MAGPGERVVLDVGGREVVVSNPAKVYFPEAGITKIEVVRYYLAVAEGALRGAGGRPNVLVRYADGIHGEFFYQKRAPASRPSWVEVVPLSFPSGRTAEEVVPRDAAALAWMVNLGCLELHPHPVRAESLEHPDELRVDLDPMPGIEWSQIVAVARVVQSVLVDFGLVGWPKTSGSRGIHVNVRIHQRWSFTQVRRGALALAREVERRAPELATSKWWKEERHGVFLDYNQNAKDRTVASAYSVRPKPDARVSAPLTWDELFECRPEDFTLRTMPARFAAVGDRHAGIDGHPCSLEALLELSRRQDAEGLGDAPWPPHYGKQPGEPPRVQPSRRKDGRKPGGRRVSSKPLVEIARAAKREEALLGLERWKARHPEAAAHLEPPDVLVDSMRGRSSTWTRVRVNLERVPEGLRPEQEALDPDYDPWQGSEFPSGAPRARRDRGK